In Crateriforma spongiae, the following are encoded in one genomic region:
- the rsfS gene encoding ribosome silencing factor, which yields MTTETVTTENDPGPASSIPFLRIEAVFVTESETPSNDGPELTPQTDASGDGDTGQQKSKPVSANQWMTTDSWAIRPLGLDGSRKLARAAMKVALENKADDALVLDVSGQSAEFDFFVVATGTSRRQLHAISEQIDDVLQKDLGDLRMGIEGYQESSWIVLDYGNVVIHLFDEDTRQYYDLESLWADAKCLRCEDLDLRPDGTEMTPPSESKD from the coding sequence ATGACGACCGAGACCGTGACGACCGAGAATGATCCCGGCCCGGCATCGTCGATCCCCTTTTTACGAATTGAAGCAGTTTTCGTGACCGAATCCGAAACGCCTTCGAACGACGGACCCGAATTGACGCCCCAAACGGACGCCAGTGGCGATGGCGATACGGGACAACAAAAGTCCAAACCGGTGTCTGCCAACCAATGGATGACGACCGATTCTTGGGCCATCCGGCCTTTGGGGCTGGACGGCAGTCGCAAATTGGCCCGCGCGGCGATGAAAGTCGCACTGGAAAACAAGGCCGACGATGCATTGGTCTTGGACGTGTCGGGACAGTCCGCGGAATTTGATTTCTTCGTCGTCGCGACGGGGACCAGCCGCCGGCAATTGCATGCGATCAGCGAACAGATCGACGACGTTCTGCAGAAAGATCTCGGTGACCTGCGAATGGGCATCGAAGGCTATCAGGAAAGCAGCTGGATCGTATTGGATTACGGCAACGTCGTCATTCACCTGTTCGATGAAGACACCCGCCAGTATTACGACCTGGAATCGTTATGGGCCGATGCCAAGTGCTTGCGATGCGAAGACTTGGATCTGCGGCCCGACGGCACGGAAATGACGCCACCATCTGAATCGAAAGATTGA
- a CDS encoding glycine cleavage system protein H — protein MGDYQAEFPTDRRYVANHMWATGPNDAGTVRFGLTAYAVRLLQDVYFLDWTFQPGQAVGHRAEIGSIESKKAESDLYAPIAGVMSVINDAVLDDPSQINADCYGNGWLFEMQSSDGQIDSVVSEHLMSPDEYLVHLEKAWEVAQRTIKGQANL, from the coding sequence ATGGGCGATTACCAGGCCGAATTTCCGACCGATCGGCGGTATGTTGCCAACCATATGTGGGCGACAGGACCGAACGACGCCGGGACTGTGCGATTTGGCCTGACGGCGTATGCGGTTCGATTGTTGCAGGACGTCTATTTTCTGGACTGGACCTTTCAGCCCGGCCAAGCGGTGGGCCATCGTGCCGAAATCGGATCCATCGAAAGCAAGAAAGCCGAAAGTGATCTGTACGCGCCGATTGCCGGTGTGATGTCGGTCATCAATGACGCCGTGCTTGACGATCCGTCACAGATCAACGCGGATTGTTATGGCAATGGATGGCTATTTGAGATGCAATCAAGCGATGGCCAGATCGATTCGGTGGTGTCGGAGCATCTGATGTCGCCCGATGAGTATCTGGTGCACTTGGAAAAGGCGTGGGAAGTCGCCCAGCGGACGATCAAGGGGCAAGCGAATCTGTAG
- the bcp gene encoding thioredoxin-dependent thiol peroxidase, translated as MADWIEAGTKAPAFTLPDADGDKVKLSDLKGQPVVVYFYPKDDTPGCTKEACAFRDRYGELTDLGVQLLGVSGDTAESHQDFRDKYNLPFPLLVDKDHKMSEKYGAYREKNMYGKKSMGIQRSTFLIDADGKVAKVWKRVRVDGHDDQVIEAVKALA; from the coding sequence ATGGCTGACTGGATCGAAGCCGGTACGAAAGCCCCCGCGTTCACATTGCCCGACGCCGACGGCGATAAGGTCAAACTGTCCGATCTGAAGGGCCAGCCGGTCGTCGTGTACTTCTATCCCAAAGACGATACGCCGGGCTGTACCAAGGAAGCGTGTGCGTTTCGCGACCGTTACGGGGAACTGACCGACCTGGGCGTGCAATTGCTGGGCGTCAGCGGTGACACGGCCGAAAGCCACCAGGATTTTCGAGACAAATACAACCTGCCTTTTCCATTGCTGGTCGACAAGGATCACAAGATGTCGGAAAAGTACGGTGCGTATCGCGAGAAAAACATGTACGGCAAAAAGTCGATGGGCATCCAACGGTCGACCTTTTTGATCGACGCCGACGGTAAAGTGGCCAAAGTGTGGAAACGGGTTCGCGTCGATGGGCACGACGATCAAGTGATCGAAGCGGTCAAGGCGCTGGCCTGA
- the tilS gene encoding tRNA lysidine(34) synthetase TilS — protein sequence MSPPPQNHWDRLLAGIGQRWPASRWTDTGVVVGCSGGGDSVALLLALHTILRQTDGSGFLVIAHFNHGLRGDASCGDAEFVSDLANKLGLTLRSIQARPGESVSDESALRDQRLDFFHRVASDTGARYVALGHTRDDRVETFLHHLLRGSGPAGLCSLPAFRPLGHTPERNDFVIARPLLDLHRSQIRQALSEIGQSWREDASNQGTEYTRNWIRHDVLPVLRQRFPQSDDAILRAAATLESWREVIDESAQRWSDRAIRCLPATPDGPTIEIDAGDPPAKAVVVMAVQQSWDQLLWPRGGMKATHWTTIDQHVRLGDAVARTEKPTARDTVVPASATVMLPGSVRLLRSGERIRLIRPAP from the coding sequence ATGTCCCCCCCGCCACAGAATCACTGGGACCGCCTGTTGGCCGGCATCGGGCAGCGTTGGCCGGCCTCACGTTGGACCGACACGGGCGTGGTGGTCGGTTGCAGCGGTGGTGGCGACAGCGTCGCATTGCTGTTGGCCTTGCACACGATCCTGCGACAGACCGACGGTTCCGGGTTCTTGGTCATCGCACACTTCAACCACGGTCTTCGCGGCGACGCATCGTGTGGCGACGCGGAATTTGTGTCGGACTTGGCGAACAAGCTGGGTTTGACGCTGCGGTCAATTCAGGCGAGGCCTGGCGAAAGTGTGTCCGACGAATCAGCCCTGCGCGACCAACGCTTGGACTTCTTTCATCGCGTCGCATCCGACACCGGAGCCCGATACGTCGCGCTGGGGCACACCCGCGATGATCGCGTGGAAACGTTTTTGCACCATTTGTTACGCGGCAGCGGACCGGCCGGTCTGTGCTCTCTGCCCGCCTTTCGGCCACTCGGTCACACGCCCGAACGCAACGATTTCGTCATCGCACGGCCGCTACTGGATCTGCACCGCAGTCAAATTCGCCAAGCCCTGTCGGAGATCGGCCAGTCATGGCGCGAAGACGCCAGCAACCAGGGAACCGAATACACACGAAACTGGATCCGACACGACGTCCTGCCGGTTTTGCGTCAGCGGTTTCCGCAAAGCGACGACGCCATTCTTCGCGCCGCAGCCACGCTGGAATCTTGGCGGGAAGTCATCGACGAGTCGGCCCAGCGATGGTCAGACCGAGCGATCCGATGCCTTCCGGCGACGCCCGACGGACCGACCATCGAAATCGACGCCGGCGATCCACCCGCGAAGGCCGTCGTCGTGATGGCGGTCCAACAATCCTGGGACCAGTTGCTTTGGCCTCGCGGCGGCATGAAAGCGACGCACTGGACAACGATCGACCAACATGTCCGACTGGGCGACGCTGTTGCGCGAACCGAAAAGCCCACTGCCCGAGACACCGTCGTGCCCGCATCGGCCACCGTGATGTTGCCCGGTTCGGTTCGACTTTTGCGATCCGGTGAGCGTATTCGGTTGATCAGGCCAGCGCCTTGA
- a CDS encoding coproporphyrinogen-III oxidase family protein gives MTSAPSDKKTEVGSYFISNYPPYSQWKSDQLPAVETALDNPPTEDTPLGLYLHIPFCRKRCKFCYFKVFTDVNAAEVQRYVDALCDEISMVSRRAVMGDRPFRFVYFGGGTPSFLSPKQLTKLADRLRQHITWDGAEEVTFECEPGTLSETKVKTLREVMGVTRLSLGVENFTDAILEENGRAHLSKQVFAAWEWIEAAGFNNVNIDLIAGMVGETWDNWKFNVQKALEMSPESLTIYQMELPYNTVYSADILGNQSESPVADWGTKRDWVRYAFDEFTAAGYAVSSAYTLVKDPQKVNFSYRDNLWKGADLLATGIASFGHASGVHYQNLPHMDQYLSTIESGQLPLGRGFVPTDLQKLIREMILLLKRGYLELDYFRNKFDVDVLDRWRDVWDGYVESGLATIGDDRVELTSDGLLQVDSMLPAFFEPEHQNVRYT, from the coding sequence ATGACTTCCGCGCCAAGCGACAAGAAGACCGAAGTTGGAAGCTATTTCATTTCCAACTACCCGCCCTACAGCCAGTGGAAATCAGATCAGTTGCCTGCGGTCGAAACGGCCCTGGACAACCCACCGACCGAAGACACGCCGCTGGGGTTGTACCTGCACATCCCGTTCTGTCGAAAACGCTGCAAGTTCTGTTACTTCAAAGTCTTCACCGACGTGAATGCCGCAGAAGTGCAGCGATACGTGGACGCATTGTGTGACGAAATTTCAATGGTCAGCCGTCGCGCCGTGATGGGTGATCGGCCGTTCCGATTCGTGTACTTTGGCGGCGGGACCCCCAGTTTTCTGTCACCCAAACAGCTGACCAAACTGGCCGACCGACTGCGTCAACACATCACTTGGGACGGGGCGGAAGAGGTCACCTTTGAATGTGAACCAGGAACCTTAAGCGAAACGAAGGTAAAGACGCTTCGCGAGGTCATGGGCGTCACACGCCTAAGTCTGGGGGTGGAAAACTTCACCGACGCCATTCTGGAAGAAAACGGACGAGCGCACCTTTCCAAACAGGTCTTTGCGGCTTGGGAATGGATCGAAGCGGCGGGGTTCAACAACGTCAACATCGACTTGATCGCCGGAATGGTGGGCGAAACTTGGGACAACTGGAAATTCAACGTCCAAAAGGCGCTGGAGATGTCACCAGAAAGTCTGACGATCTATCAGATGGAATTGCCGTACAACACGGTTTATAGCGCCGACATCCTGGGCAACCAAAGCGAAAGCCCCGTCGCCGACTGGGGCACCAAACGCGATTGGGTTCGGTATGCGTTCGATGAATTCACCGCGGCGGGTTATGCGGTCAGCAGCGCTTATACGTTGGTCAAAGACCCCCAAAAGGTCAACTTCAGCTACCGCGACAACCTGTGGAAGGGTGCCGATCTGTTGGCCACCGGCATCGCCAGTTTTGGCCATGCGTCCGGCGTGCATTATCAGAACCTTCCGCATATGGACCAGTATCTTTCGACCATTGAATCGGGCCAGTTGCCGCTGGGACGCGGGTTTGTTCCCACGGATCTTCAAAAGCTGATCCGCGAAATGATCTTGTTGCTCAAACGCGGTTATTTGGAACTGGATTACTTTCGCAACAAGTTTGACGTCGATGTGCTGGACCGCTGGCGTGATGTTTGGGACGGTTATGTCGAATCGGGGCTGGCAACGATTGGTGACGACCGAGTGGAATTGACCTCCGACGGGTTGTTGCAAGTTGATTCGATGTTGCCGGCATTCTTCGAACCGGAACATCAAAACGTCCGCTACACCTAA
- the argS gene encoding arginine--tRNA ligase: MHLPRELQRRFHEVIRQHVDDPGQYSGMIRPTNDPKFGDYQCNAAMPLAKKVGGTNPRELAAQMVDALSVSDLCETPEVAGPGFINLKIRDSWILDRVAQMTQDDRCGVAVADQPRKVIIDFSSPNVAKPMHVGHIRSTVIGDALARVLNFLGHHTITDNHLGDWGTQFGIIIFGYKNFGDPDTVAKNPVPELAKLYRLVNQISEYQKACNQLPAAKQSVHDAESLIEELTGKIESAGDDAKAVKSLKKNLSAAKKRLQSARDSVAAMNAKMDAVQTDEDLLKISQQYPDIAQRCLSETAKLHEGDQENLDLWTKFLPYCRDEIDRIYDRLDVQFDHTLGESFYHDRLPGVVDQLSRDGIATESEGAICVFLDQFDAPMIIRKKDGAFLYATTDLATLQYRREEFAPDEILYVVDTRQSEHFDKLFAVARRMGMEDVRLVHVNFGTVLGADGRPLKTRSGTLIGLESLLDDAVARAQAVVCDPERLQRMDPPMTADEQQSVAETVGIGAIKFADLSHHRTSDYQFNLDKMVALDGNTATYIQYSYARTQSILRRAEMDEEAVVALASKTELVFSQPQERALALRLLQFEEALVSVYEDYAPNQLTDYLFETARAYAVFNDTCPVLKAETDQMRATRLVLVVLCGRLLRKGLELLGIGVADRM; the protein is encoded by the coding sequence ATGCACCTGCCCCGTGAACTGCAACGCCGGTTCCATGAAGTGATCCGGCAACACGTGGACGATCCCGGACAGTATTCAGGGATGATCCGCCCCACCAATGATCCCAAGTTCGGCGATTATCAGTGCAACGCCGCGATGCCGTTGGCCAAGAAGGTCGGCGGTACCAACCCGCGCGAACTTGCCGCCCAAATGGTCGACGCGCTCAGCGTCAGTGATCTGTGTGAAACGCCCGAGGTTGCGGGGCCTGGGTTTATCAATCTGAAAATCCGTGACTCTTGGATTTTGGATCGCGTCGCCCAGATGACCCAGGACGACCGCTGTGGCGTGGCGGTGGCCGACCAGCCGCGTAAGGTCATCATCGACTTTTCATCGCCCAACGTCGCCAAGCCCATGCACGTGGGGCACATCCGCAGCACTGTGATCGGAGATGCTCTGGCACGCGTCCTGAACTTCTTGGGACATCACACGATCACCGATAATCATTTGGGTGATTGGGGCACCCAATTCGGAATCATCATCTTCGGTTACAAGAACTTTGGTGATCCCGACACCGTGGCCAAAAACCCGGTTCCCGAATTGGCCAAGCTGTACCGGCTGGTCAATCAGATCAGCGAGTATCAAAAGGCTTGCAACCAGTTGCCAGCCGCCAAGCAATCGGTTCATGACGCCGAAAGTCTGATCGAAGAGCTGACCGGAAAGATCGAATCGGCCGGTGATGACGCGAAGGCCGTCAAATCGCTGAAAAAAAATCTGTCGGCGGCGAAAAAGCGACTGCAATCCGCCCGTGATTCGGTGGCCGCGATGAATGCCAAGATGGATGCAGTGCAGACCGATGAAGACCTGTTGAAAATCAGCCAACAGTATCCCGACATCGCCCAGCGGTGTTTGTCGGAAACCGCCAAGTTGCACGAAGGGGACCAGGAAAACCTGGACTTGTGGACGAAGTTCTTGCCCTACTGTCGTGACGAAATCGATCGCATTTATGACCGACTGGACGTGCAGTTCGATCACACGTTGGGCGAAAGCTTCTATCACGACCGTCTGCCGGGCGTGGTGGATCAATTAAGTCGTGATGGCATCGCGACGGAAAGCGAAGGCGCGATCTGTGTCTTCTTGGACCAGTTTGACGCCCCCATGATCATTCGCAAGAAGGATGGGGCATTCCTGTACGCGACCACCGATCTGGCGACTCTGCAATATCGACGCGAAGAATTCGCGCCGGACGAAATTTTGTACGTCGTTGATACAAGACAATCCGAGCACTTCGATAAACTGTTCGCCGTCGCGCGACGAATGGGGATGGAAGACGTCCGTCTGGTGCACGTGAATTTCGGCACCGTGTTGGGGGCCGACGGTCGCCCCTTGAAAACACGCAGCGGCACCCTGATCGGGCTGGAAAGTCTGCTGGACGATGCGGTCGCCCGTGCCCAAGCGGTCGTCTGTGATCCCGAGAGGTTACAGCGGATGGATCCGCCCATGACCGCCGACGAACAACAGTCGGTGGCCGAAACGGTGGGGATCGGTGCCATTAAATTCGCGGACCTCAGTCACCACCGGACCAGCGATTACCAATTCAACTTGGACAAGATGGTCGCATTGGATGGCAACACGGCGACTTACATCCAGTATTCGTACGCCCGAACCCAAAGCATTTTGCGGCGCGCGGAGATGGATGAAGAAGCCGTCGTCGCGTTGGCTTCGAAGACCGAGTTGGTGTTCAGCCAGCCACAAGAACGTGCACTGGCGCTTCGTTTGTTGCAATTCGAAGAAGCGTTGGTTTCGGTTTACGAGGATTATGCACCCAATCAGTTGACCGATTATTTATTTGAAACCGCTCGAGCCTACGCCGTCTTCAACGACACTTGTCCCGTCTTGAAGGCGGAAACCGACCAGATGCGTGCCACCCGTTTGGTGCTGGTCGTTTTGTGTGGACGCCTGCTGCGTAAAGGCTTGGAATTGTTGGGAATCGGCGTCGCTGACCGCATGTGA
- a CDS encoding outer membrane protein assembly factor BamB family protein: MTCIRTRPSADRPVRSRPPVFRVAALAASMLVLANMPGSAVGADDAWTTARGDVQGTGTVAQTLPAELSVIWEHETGEAIESTPVVADGRVFVADVMGKLTAIDLQSGKPLWTHDYETGFNASPTLSGDRLVIGDIDGNVYALNVADGSEIWTAETDGTIDGCATFFEDDVLVTSQDGSLYRLSGKTGEQVWVYETGDQIRCSPTLAGTRTFLGGCDGNLHVVDVRSGKAVGDLLPLGGPTGSTVSVRDQQAVVATMEGMIFAFDWRDGTMIWEYTDPDRAQEYRNSAAMTDDLVIVSSKNKKVDAIDRKTGQHRWRYSLRRHSDASPVVAGNDVWIAATDGRLVRLDLQTGQEKSVTEFRGGLYGSPAILSDSMIIADDDGVVRRLGPAPQK, encoded by the coding sequence ATGACATGCATCCGAACGCGTCCGTCGGCCGATCGGCCCGTTCGTTCTCGCCCCCCGGTTTTCCGCGTCGCCGCCTTGGCTGCATCGATGCTGGTGCTGGCGAATATGCCCGGTTCGGCGGTGGGGGCCGACGATGCCTGGACGACCGCGCGTGGCGACGTCCAGGGGACGGGGACCGTGGCCCAGACCTTACCGGCGGAACTGTCCGTTATTTGGGAACATGAAACCGGAGAAGCGATCGAATCAACGCCGGTCGTCGCCGACGGCCGCGTGTTCGTCGCCGACGTGATGGGCAAACTGACGGCGATTGATCTGCAGTCGGGAAAGCCGCTGTGGACGCATGATTACGAAACCGGCTTCAACGCTTCGCCCACGCTTTCCGGCGACCGTTTGGTCATCGGTGACATCGACGGCAACGTGTACGCGCTGAACGTGGCCGACGGATCGGAAATTTGGACCGCAGAGACTGACGGTACCATCGACGGCTGTGCGACCTTTTTCGAAGACGACGTTTTGGTGACCAGCCAAGACGGCTCGCTGTACCGGCTGAGCGGGAAAACCGGCGAACAAGTCTGGGTCTACGAAACGGGCGACCAGATCCGCTGCAGCCCCACCTTGGCGGGCACGCGGACGTTTCTGGGCGGTTGCGACGGGAATTTGCACGTCGTCGATGTCCGCAGCGGAAAAGCCGTCGGCGACTTGTTGCCTCTTGGTGGACCCACCGGCAGCACGGTGTCGGTGCGGGATCAACAAGCGGTGGTGGCGACGATGGAAGGCATGATCTTTGCATTCGATTGGCGTGACGGCACCATGATTTGGGAATACACCGACCCGGATCGTGCACAGGAGTATCGCAACAGCGCCGCGATGACCGATGACCTGGTGATCGTCAGCAGCAAGAACAAGAAAGTCGACGCGATTGATCGAAAAACGGGCCAGCATCGTTGGCGATATTCACTACGTCGCCACAGTGATGCGTCGCCCGTCGTCGCCGGCAATGACGTTTGGATCGCCGCCACTGATGGCCGCTTGGTTCGCTTGGACCTTCAGACCGGCCAAGAGAAATCCGTCACGGAGTTTCGCGGTGGGTTGTACGGATCGCCCGCGATCCTGTCCGATTCCATGATCATCGCCGATGACGATGGTGTGGTCCGGCGTCTGGGGCCCGCGCCCCAAAAATGA
- a CDS encoding GNAT family N-acetyltransferase — protein MEIRQALPSDAAAIHALLRPYVSQRLLLQRSEAEIIELTRHGFVADLIVDDSPPKPIGFSAVEIYSPKLAELQCLAVHHEHRNTGVGRRLVEECLQRARELGVMEVLAISSSEAFLRSCGFDYSLPDQKKALFCQLRPRLWQEED, from the coding sequence ATCGAGATTCGACAAGCGTTGCCCAGTGACGCGGCCGCCATTCACGCCCTGCTGCGTCCCTACGTTTCCCAGCGTTTGTTGCTGCAGCGGAGTGAAGCGGAGATCATCGAACTGACGCGACACGGGTTCGTCGCCGACTTGATCGTCGATGACAGTCCGCCCAAGCCGATCGGGTTTTCTGCGGTCGAAATCTATAGCCCCAAGCTGGCGGAATTGCAGTGCTTGGCCGTGCATCACGAGCACCGAAATACCGGTGTCGGTCGACGTTTGGTCGAAGAGTGTTTGCAACGTGCCCGTGAACTGGGGGTGATGGAAGTCTTGGCGATCAGTTCGTCCGAAGCATTCTTGCGTTCGTGCGGATTCGATTACTCGCTGCCGGACCAGAAAAAGGCGCTGTTCTGCCAGCTGCGACCGCGTCTGTGGCAAGAAGAAGACTGA
- the aroD gene encoding type I 3-dehydroquinate dehydratase — MICVSLGRARHARMIAEHKHLVEQGVKLVELRLDYIGRAVNLKRLIDDRPGPVVITARRRDDGGRWLKSEEERTMVLRSAIASGVEYVDIESDIADQIPRYGNTKRIISFHDFDGTPENLEDLHAAMAAADADIVKIATMANTFSDNVRMMDLARQSSVPTIAICMGEMGMLTRILAHRVGAPFTYATFSTDKKIAPGQLHFKEMQDVYRYDQINDDTQLFGLLGDPVGESFDPLVHNKAFAGEGHNACFLPLRVPEDDLHIFMDHAREIGINGLSIDPPHQGRSIDYCTQAEAAVAGIGELNTMAFDDERAVGYNTDYRAAMDCISEVFELHADAEKPMQSMSATVLGSGSLAKAIVWGLRSKGCNVTIATKDMEQGNEIGLAHGCRVVEWEMRHDFRANLLVNATEIGMHPDVDNSPFNADKLNELMVVFDTVYYPEQTLLIKHAKNIKCRVITGIDMYVRKMGYQYKLFTGKQAPLDVIRKTIKDATNPVQLN; from the coding sequence ATGATTTGTGTTTCCCTCGGTCGCGCCCGCCATGCCCGGATGATTGCGGAACACAAGCACCTGGTCGAACAGGGCGTCAAGCTGGTCGAATTGCGTCTGGATTACATCGGCCGCGCCGTGAATTTGAAGCGTCTGATCGACGACCGCCCCGGCCCGGTGGTCATCACCGCGCGTCGACGCGACGACGGTGGGCGGTGGTTGAAGTCCGAAGAAGAACGCACGATGGTTTTGCGGAGTGCCATCGCCAGCGGTGTCGAATACGTCGACATCGAATCGGACATCGCCGACCAGATTCCGCGGTATGGCAACACCAAGCGAATCATCAGCTTTCACGACTTTGACGGCACGCCGGAAAACCTGGAAGACTTGCACGCCGCGATGGCCGCCGCGGATGCCGACATCGTCAAAATCGCGACGATGGCCAACACGTTCAGCGACAACGTTCGCATGATGGACTTGGCTCGACAGTCCAGTGTGCCGACGATCGCCATCTGTATGGGTGAAATGGGAATGTTAACGCGGATCTTGGCCCACCGCGTCGGCGCACCGTTCACCTACGCCACGTTCAGCACCGACAAGAAGATCGCGCCGGGACAGCTGCACTTCAAAGAGATGCAGGACGTGTACCGGTACGACCAGATCAACGATGACACCCAGTTGTTCGGCTTGCTGGGAGATCCCGTCGGTGAAAGTTTTGACCCGCTGGTTCACAACAAGGCTTTTGCCGGCGAAGGCCACAATGCGTGCTTCTTGCCACTGCGGGTGCCGGAAGACGACCTGCACATCTTCATGGATCACGCCCGTGAAATCGGCATCAACGGGCTGAGCATCGATCCGCCCCACCAAGGTCGTTCGATCGATTATTGCACCCAGGCCGAGGCCGCGGTTGCGGGTATCGGCGAGCTGAACACGATGGCGTTCGATGACGAACGAGCGGTCGGGTACAACACCGATTACCGCGCGGCGATGGACTGTATCAGCGAAGTCTTTGAACTGCACGCCGATGCGGAAAAGCCGATGCAAAGCATGTCGGCCACCGTTTTGGGATCCGGCAGTTTGGCCAAAGCGATCGTTTGGGGCCTGCGGTCCAAAGGATGCAACGTCACAATTGCCACGAAGGATATGGAACAGGGCAACGAGATCGGCTTGGCCCACGGTTGTCGCGTCGTCGAATGGGAAATGCGGCATGACTTTCGCGCCAACTTGCTGGTCAATGCCACGGAAATCGGCATGCACCCCGATGTCGACAACAGCCCGTTCAACGCGGACAAACTGAACGAGTTGATGGTGGTGTTTGACACGGTGTACTACCCCGAACAAACGCTGTTGATCAAACACGCTAAGAACATCAAATGTCGCGTCATCACCGGGATCGACATGTACGTCCGCAAGATGGGATACCAGTACAAACTGTTCACCGGAAAGCAGGCTCCGCTGGACGTGATTCGCAAAACGATCAAAGATGCGACCAACCCGGTTCAGCTGAACTAG